One window from the genome of Ailuropoda melanoleuca isolate Jingjing chromosome 5, ASM200744v2, whole genome shotgun sequence encodes:
- the CFB gene encoding complement factor B isoform X2 — protein MGSNLSPQLCLISLVLGLLPGAIRCPRPQEFENGEYWPRAPYYNLSDEISFHCYGGYTLRGSANRTCQATGRWDGQTAICDDGAGYCPNPGIPIGTRKVGSQYRLEDSVTYYCNRGLTLRGSQQRTCQEGGSWSGTEPSCQDSFMYDTPEEVAEAFLSSLTETIEGVDAEDGHNPGEQQKRRIVLDPSGSMNIYLVLDGSDSIGIGNFTRAKNCLRDFIEKVASYGVKPKYGLVTYATIPKVWVKLRDDNSSDADWVTRILNQISYEDHKLKAGTNTKKALQEVYNMMSWPGNALLEGWNHTRHVIILMTDGLHNMGGDPVSVIHEIRDFLYIGRDRKNPREDYLDVYVFGVGPLVNQENINALASKKDKEQHVFRVKDMENLEDVFIQMLDETRTLGLCGMVWEHKKGTDYHKQPWQAKISVTRPLKGHESCMGTVVSEYFVLTAAHCFTVDDQEHSIKVSVGGRKQELEIKEILFHPDYNINGKKAEGIHEFYDYDVALIRLKKRLTYDQTVRPICLPCTQGANQALRLPLSTTCQQQMQELLPAKDVKAMFVSELSKDGKKTLVRKEVYIKNGDKKASCDRDARYAAGYDKVKDTSEVVTPRFLCTGGVSPYADPNTCKGDSGGPLIIHKRSRFIQVGVISWGVVDVCKDQKRWQQVPAHARDFHINLFQVLPWLKEKLKDEDLDFL, from the exons ATGGGGAGCAATCTCAGCCCCCAACTCTGCCTGATATCCTTGGTGCTGGGCCTCTTGCCTGGAG CAATTCGTTGTCCAAGACCACAGGAGTTTGAGAATGGAGAATACTGGCCCCGGGCCCCCTACTACAATTTGAGTGATGAGATCTCTTTCCACTGCTATGGTGGCTACACTCTCCGGGGCTCCGCCAATCGCACCTGCCAAGCAACTGGTCGGTGGGATGGACAAACGGCCATCTGTGACGATGGAG CGGGGTACTGCCCCAACCCGGGCATCCCCATTGGCACAAGGAAGGTGGGCAGCCAGTACCGCCTTGAAGACAGTGTCACCTACTATTGCAACCGGGGACTCACCCTGCGTGGCTCCCAGCAGCGGACATGCCAGGAAGGGGGCTCTTGGAGTGGAACAGAGCCTTCTTGCCAAG ATTCCTTTATGTATGACACCCCTGAAGAGGTAGCCGAAGCCTTCCTGTCTTCCCTGACAGAGACCATAGAAGGAGTTGATGCTGAGGATGGGCATAACCCAG GGGAACAACAGAAGAGGAGGATTGTCCTGGACCCCTCGGGCTCCATGAACATCTATCTGGTGCTGGATGGATCAGACAGCATTGGGATCGGCAACTTCACAAGGGCCAAGAACTGTCTCAGAGACTTCATTGAGAAG GTGGCAAGTTATGGAGTGAAGCCAAAATATGGTCTAGTGACATATGCCACAATCCCCAAAGTTTGGGTCAAACTGAGAGATGATAACAGCAGTGATGCAGACTGGGTCACAAGGATACTCAACCAAATCAGCTATGAAG ATCACAAGTTGAAGGCGGGGACTAACACCAAGAAGGCCCTCCAGgaagtatacaacatgatgagCTGGCCAGGGAATGCCCTCCTTGAAGGCTGGAACCACACCCGCCACGTTATCATCCTCATGACTGATG GCTTGCACAACATGGGTGGAGACCCAGTCTCTGTCATTCATGAGATCCGGGACTTCCTGTACATTGGGAGGGATCGCAAAAACCCACGGGAGGATTATCTGG ATGTCTATGTGTTTGGCGTTGGGCCTCTGGTGAACCAGGAGAACATCAATGCTTTGGCTTCCAAGAAGGATAAAGAACAACATGTATTCAGAGTCAAGGACATGGAAAACCTGGAAGATGTTTTCATCCAAATGCTTG ATGAAACCCGGACGCTGGGGCTCTGTGGAATGGTTTGGGAGCACAAGAAAGGCACTGATTACCACAAGCAACCATGGCAGGCCAAGATCTCCGTCACT CGCCCTCTGAAGGGACATGAGAGCTGTATGGGGACCGTGGTGTCTGAGTACTTCGTGCTGACGGCAGCACACTGTTTCACAGTGGATGATCAGGAACACTCAATCAAGGTCAGCGTGG gagggaggaagcaggaattGGAGATAAAGGAAATCCTTTTTCACCCCGACTACAACATCAATGGGAAAAAAGCAGAAGGCATTCATGAATTTTATGACTATGACGTGGCCCTTATCAGGCTCAAGAAGAGGCTGACGTATGACCAGACTGTCAG GCCCATTTGTCTCCCCTGCACCCAAGGAGCAAATCAAGCTTTGAGGCTTCCACTGTCAACCACTTGCCAGCAACAGA TGCAAGAGCTGCTCCCTGCAAAGGATGTCAAAGCTATGTTTGTGTCAGAGTTATCCAAAGATGGCAAGAAGACACTGGTTCGGAAGGAGGTCTATATCAAGAATGGGGACAAG AAAGCCAGCTGTGACAGAGATGCTCGATATGCTGCAGGCTATGACAAAGTCAAAGACACCTCTGAAGTGGTCACCCCCAGGTTCCTTTGCACTGGAGGGGTGAGTCCCTATGCTGACCCCAACACTTGCAAAG GTGATTCTGGTGGTCCCCTGATTATTCACAAGAGGAGTCGCTTCATTCAA GTTGGCGTGATCAGCTGGGGTGTCGTGGATGTTTGCAAAGATCAGAAGCGGTGGCAGCAGGTGCCTGCGCATGCCCGAGACTTTCACATCAACCTCTTCCAAGTGCTGCCCTGGCTCAAGGAGAAACTCAAAGATGAGGATTTGGACTTTCTGTAA
- the CFB gene encoding complement factor B isoform X1, giving the protein MGSNLSPQLCLISLVLGLLPGGGSTTPLLGIRPQGPCSLEGVEIKGGSFRLLKEGQALEYVCPSGFYPYPVQARTCRSTGSWSALQTQDQKIVKKAECRAIRCPRPQEFENGEYWPRAPYYNLSDEISFHCYGGYTLRGSANRTCQATGRWDGQTAICDDGAGYCPNPGIPIGTRKVGSQYRLEDSVTYYCNRGLTLRGSQQRTCQEGGSWSGTEPSCQDSFMYDTPEEVAEAFLSSLTETIEGVDAEDGHNPGEQQKRRIVLDPSGSMNIYLVLDGSDSIGIGNFTRAKNCLRDFIEKVASYGVKPKYGLVTYATIPKVWVKLRDDNSSDADWVTRILNQISYEDHKLKAGTNTKKALQEVYNMMSWPGNALLEGWNHTRHVIILMTDGLHNMGGDPVSVIHEIRDFLYIGRDRKNPREDYLDVYVFGVGPLVNQENINALASKKDKEQHVFRVKDMENLEDVFIQMLDETRTLGLCGMVWEHKKGTDYHKQPWQAKISVTRPLKGHESCMGTVVSEYFVLTAAHCFTVDDQEHSIKVSVGGRKQELEIKEILFHPDYNINGKKAEGIHEFYDYDVALIRLKKRLTYDQTVRPICLPCTQGANQALRLPLSTTCQQQMQELLPAKDVKAMFVSELSKDGKKTLVRKEVYIKNGDKKASCDRDARYAAGYDKVKDTSEVVTPRFLCTGGVSPYADPNTCKGDSGGPLIIHKRSRFIQVGVISWGVVDVCKDQKRWQQVPAHARDFHINLFQVLPWLKEKLKDEDLDFL; this is encoded by the exons ATGGGGAGCAATCTCAGCCCCCAACTCTGCCTGATATCCTTGGTGCTGGGCCTCTTGCCTGGAG GTGGGAGCACAACACCATTGCTTGGGATCAGGCCCCAAGGCCCCTGCTCTCTGGAGGGAGTAGAGATCAAAGGTGGCTCCTTCAGGCTTCTCAAGGAGGGCCAGGCACTGGAGTACGTGTGTCCCTCTGGCTTTTATCCATACCCTGTGCAGGCACGCACCTGCAGATCCACCGGGTCCTGGAGCGCCCTGCAGACCCAAGACCAAAAGATTGTCAAGAAGGCAGAATGCAGAG CAATTCGTTGTCCAAGACCACAGGAGTTTGAGAATGGAGAATACTGGCCCCGGGCCCCCTACTACAATTTGAGTGATGAGATCTCTTTCCACTGCTATGGTGGCTACACTCTCCGGGGCTCCGCCAATCGCACCTGCCAAGCAACTGGTCGGTGGGATGGACAAACGGCCATCTGTGACGATGGAG CGGGGTACTGCCCCAACCCGGGCATCCCCATTGGCACAAGGAAGGTGGGCAGCCAGTACCGCCTTGAAGACAGTGTCACCTACTATTGCAACCGGGGACTCACCCTGCGTGGCTCCCAGCAGCGGACATGCCAGGAAGGGGGCTCTTGGAGTGGAACAGAGCCTTCTTGCCAAG ATTCCTTTATGTATGACACCCCTGAAGAGGTAGCCGAAGCCTTCCTGTCTTCCCTGACAGAGACCATAGAAGGAGTTGATGCTGAGGATGGGCATAACCCAG GGGAACAACAGAAGAGGAGGATTGTCCTGGACCCCTCGGGCTCCATGAACATCTATCTGGTGCTGGATGGATCAGACAGCATTGGGATCGGCAACTTCACAAGGGCCAAGAACTGTCTCAGAGACTTCATTGAGAAG GTGGCAAGTTATGGAGTGAAGCCAAAATATGGTCTAGTGACATATGCCACAATCCCCAAAGTTTGGGTCAAACTGAGAGATGATAACAGCAGTGATGCAGACTGGGTCACAAGGATACTCAACCAAATCAGCTATGAAG ATCACAAGTTGAAGGCGGGGACTAACACCAAGAAGGCCCTCCAGgaagtatacaacatgatgagCTGGCCAGGGAATGCCCTCCTTGAAGGCTGGAACCACACCCGCCACGTTATCATCCTCATGACTGATG GCTTGCACAACATGGGTGGAGACCCAGTCTCTGTCATTCATGAGATCCGGGACTTCCTGTACATTGGGAGGGATCGCAAAAACCCACGGGAGGATTATCTGG ATGTCTATGTGTTTGGCGTTGGGCCTCTGGTGAACCAGGAGAACATCAATGCTTTGGCTTCCAAGAAGGATAAAGAACAACATGTATTCAGAGTCAAGGACATGGAAAACCTGGAAGATGTTTTCATCCAAATGCTTG ATGAAACCCGGACGCTGGGGCTCTGTGGAATGGTTTGGGAGCACAAGAAAGGCACTGATTACCACAAGCAACCATGGCAGGCCAAGATCTCCGTCACT CGCCCTCTGAAGGGACATGAGAGCTGTATGGGGACCGTGGTGTCTGAGTACTTCGTGCTGACGGCAGCACACTGTTTCACAGTGGATGATCAGGAACACTCAATCAAGGTCAGCGTGG gagggaggaagcaggaattGGAGATAAAGGAAATCCTTTTTCACCCCGACTACAACATCAATGGGAAAAAAGCAGAAGGCATTCATGAATTTTATGACTATGACGTGGCCCTTATCAGGCTCAAGAAGAGGCTGACGTATGACCAGACTGTCAG GCCCATTTGTCTCCCCTGCACCCAAGGAGCAAATCAAGCTTTGAGGCTTCCACTGTCAACCACTTGCCAGCAACAGA TGCAAGAGCTGCTCCCTGCAAAGGATGTCAAAGCTATGTTTGTGTCAGAGTTATCCAAAGATGGCAAGAAGACACTGGTTCGGAAGGAGGTCTATATCAAGAATGGGGACAAG AAAGCCAGCTGTGACAGAGATGCTCGATATGCTGCAGGCTATGACAAAGTCAAAGACACCTCTGAAGTGGTCACCCCCAGGTTCCTTTGCACTGGAGGGGTGAGTCCCTATGCTGACCCCAACACTTGCAAAG GTGATTCTGGTGGTCCCCTGATTATTCACAAGAGGAGTCGCTTCATTCAA GTTGGCGTGATCAGCTGGGGTGTCGTGGATGTTTGCAAAGATCAGAAGCGGTGGCAGCAGGTGCCTGCGCATGCCCGAGACTTTCACATCAACCTCTTCCAAGTGCTGCCCTGGCTCAAGGAGAAACTCAAAGATGAGGATTTGGACTTTCTGTAA
- the NELFE gene encoding negative elongation factor E → MLVIPPGLSEEEEALQKKFNKLKKKKKALLALKKQSSSSTASQGGVKRSLSEQPVVDTATATEQAKQLVKSGAISAIKAETKNSGFKRSRTLEGKLKDPEKGPVPTFQPFQRSISADDDLQESSRRPQRKSLYESFVSSSDRLRELGPDGEEAEGPGAGDGPPRSFDWGYEERGGARSSTSPPRSRSRDHSRERNRERDRDRERDRDRDRERDRDRDRDRDRDRDRDRDRERDRDRDRDRDREREGPFRRSDSFPERRAPRKGNTLYVYGEDMTPTLLRGAFSPFGNIIDLSMDPPRNCAFVTYEKMESADQAVAELNGTQVESVQLKVSIARKQPMLDAATGKSVWGSLAVQNSPKGCHRDKRTQIVYSDDVYKENLVDGF, encoded by the exons ATGTTGGTGATACCCCCCGGACTgagcgaggaggaggaggctCTGCAGAAGAAATTCAACAAACTCAAGAAAAAG AAAAAGGCATTGCTGGCTCTGAAGAAGCAAAGTAGTAGCAGCACAGCCAGCCAAGGCGGTGTGAAACGCT CACTGTCAGAGCAGCCTGTGGTGGACACAGCCACAGCAACAGAGCAGGCAAAGCAGCTGGTGAAGTCAGGAGCCATCAGTGCCATCAAAGCCGAGACCAAGAACTCGGGCTTCAAACGTTCTCGAACCCTAGAGGGGAAGTTAAAG gaccctgagaaggGGCCGGTTCCCACTTTCCAGCCGTTCCAAAGGAGCATATCTGCTGATGACGATCTGCAGGAG TCGTCCAGACGTCCCCAGAGGAAATCTCTGTATGAGAG ttTTGTGTCTTCCAGTGATCGGCTTCGGGAACTGGGGCCagatggggaagaggcagagggccCAGGAGCTGGTGATGGTCCCCCTCGAAGCTTTGACTGGGGCTATGAAGAACGTGGTGGTGCCCGCTCCTCAACGTCCCCTCCCCGAAGCCGCAGCCGGGATCACAGTCGTGAGCGGAAccgggaaagagacagagatcgGGAACGGGATCGAGACCGAGATCGGGAACGGGATCGAGACCGTGATCGGGACAGGGACCGCGATCGGGACAGGGACCGTGATCGGGAAAGGGACCGCGATCGGGACAGAGACCGCGATCGAGAACGAGAGGGCCCTTTCCGCA GGTCGGATTCGTTCCCTGAACGCAGGGCCCCTCGGAAGGGGAATACTCTCTATGTGTATGGAGAGGACATGACGCCCACCCTCCTCCGTGGGGCCTTCTCTCCCTTCGGAAACATCATTGACCTCTCCATGGACCCACCCAGAAA CTGTGCCTTCGTCACCTATGAAAAGATGGAGTCAGCAGATCAGGCCGTCGCTGAG CTCAATGGGACCCAGGTGGAGTCCGTACAGCTCAAAGTCAGCATTGCCCGCAAACAGCCCATGCTGGATGCTGCCACTGGCAAGTCTGTCTGGGGCTCCCTCG ctgtcCAGAACAGCCCAAAGGGTTGCCACCGGGACAAGAGGACCCAGATTGTCTACAGCGATGATGTCTACAAGGAAAACCTTGTGGACGGCTTCTAG